From the Cyanobium sp. M30B3 genome, the window CGCTGCCCAGCTGCCGATGGCGCCCCTGCCGCCCCCCGAGCCCGCGCGCCACCTGGAAACCACCGCGAGCCTGGATGCCCGCAAGCTGCGCTTCGAGGTGAACCGGATGCAGCTGCCGATGGGGGTGGAGGGCAGCTTCGGCGTGATCCGCCATCCCGGCGCCTCGCTGGCGGTGCCCGTGCTGGACGACGGCCGGGTGGTGATCCTGCGCCAGTACCGCTTCGCCGTGGCCACCCGGCTGCTGGAATTCCCTGCCGGCACCCTCGATCCGGGCGAGACGCCCCTGGGCACGATGCAGCGGGAGCTGCAGGAGGAGGCCGGATACAGCGCCACGCGCTGGGATCCACTGGGGGCGATGTTGCCCTGTCCGGGCTATTCCGACGAGGTGATCCACCTGTTCCTGGCCCGCGAGCTCACCCGCCTGGAGCAGCCCCCCGCCGGTGACGACGACGAAGACCTGGAGGTGCTGCTGATGGAGCCGGGGCAACTGGATGCGGCCCTGGCCAGCGGCGATGAGTACCTCGACGGCAAGAGCGTGACCGCCTGGCTGCGGGCCAAGCAGCTGCTGGGGCTCTGACCGACTGCCGCAACGCCCCGCCACTGCCCCTCCATGACTCCACCCCGCTGGCTGTTCTGGCACCGCCGCGACCTGCGCCTGGCCGACAACCTGGGTCTGGCGGCCGCCGCCCGGACCACCCCGGCAGTGACCGGGTTGTTCGTGCTGGATCCGGCGATCCTCGAGGCCCGCGCCCCTACGGCCATCCCGGGCGAGCTGCCGGCGGTGGCGCCGGCGCGGCTCTGGTTTCTCCAGGAGAGCCTGCGGGAGCTGGCGGCGGCCTGGCGCGAGGCCGGCAGCCGGCTGCTGATCGTGCAGGGGGATCCGGAAGCGCTGCTGCCTCGCGTCGCCGCGGCCCTGGGGGCGGAGGTGGTGGCCTGGAACCGGGATGTGGAGCCCTATGGGCGCGAGCGCGACCGGCGGGTGGCGCGGGCGCTGCAGCGCGAGGGCCGCAAGGTGCTGGCCGGCTGGGACCAGCTGCTGGTGGAGCCCGAGGCCCTGAGCACCGGTGCCGGCGAGCCCTACCGGGTGTATGGGCCCTACTGGCGCAGCTGGCGCCGGCGGGTGGAGCACCTGGAGGCCCTCGGCTCCGCCGCCTCGGGCGGCCTGGAGCCTCTGCCGGCCCCGGGTGCCCTGATCGACTGCGATCCCGCTTCGCTCGCCGGCCTGCCCGTGGTGAGTCTGGAGACCGGGGGGGCCACCCCGAGCCTGCTGAGCCACGGCTTCGAGGGCGCCGACCTCTGCCCTTGCCGGCCGGGGGAGGCCGCGGCCCAGGCCCAACTCGAAACCTTCTGCGCCGGCGCGAGCCGTGGCGGCAGCGGCCGCAGCGCCCCCCTGCTCCACTACGACGAGGGCCGCAACATCCCCGGCGAGGCCGGCACCTCAGCCCTGAGCGCAGCCCTGAAGTTCGGCACGCTCAGTCCGCGCCAGGCCTGGGCAGCGGCCCAGCAGGCCCGACAGACCGTGGCCGCCCTGGGGGGCGCCGGGGAGTCCCTGGCCTCAATCCAGGTGTGGGAGCAGGAGCTGGCCTGGCGCGAGTTCTATCAACAGGCCCTGTTCCACTTCCCCGAGCTGGCCGAAGGGCCCTACCGGCCCCAGTGGCGCGCCTTCCCCTGGGAGAACGACGCGCAGCGCTTCGCCGCCTGGCGCGACGGGCTCACCGGCATGCCGATCATCGACGCGGCCATGCGCCAGCTCAATGGGAGCGGCTGGATGCACAACCGCTGCCGCATGATCGTGGCCTCCTTCCTGGTGAAGGACCTGATCTGCGACTGGCGCTGGGGCGAGGCGGCCTTCATGGCCCGGCTGGTGGATGGCGACCTGGCCGCCAACAACGGCGGCTGGCAGTGGAGTGCCAGCAGCGGCATGGACCCCAAGCCCCTGCGCATCTTCAACCCGGCCACCCAGGCGGGCAAGTTCGACGCCGAGGCCCGCTACATCCGCCACTGGCTGCCGGAGCTGAAGCACGTGAGCACCCGTGACCTGCTCAGCGGTGAGATTGCCCCGCTGGAGCGGCGGGGCTATCCGGCCCCGCTGGTGAGCCACAAGCTGCAGCAGGCGCGCTTCAAGGCGCTCTACGCCACGATCAGGGGCTGAAGCCAGGGCTTGAGGCCCGGAGCGGCGAGCTGCGGAGCTAGGCCGCAACGGCAGCGGTGGCCTGCACCATGGCGCGCAACACCTCCACCACCCGCTGCTGCTGCACAGCGCTGAGCTCCGGGAAGATCGGCAGGCTGAGCACCTCGGCGCAGAGCCGCTCGGTGACCGGCAGGGAACCGGGCCCGTAGCCCAGCTCGGCGTAGGCCGGCTGACGATGGATCGGGATCGGGTAATAGATGATCGTGCTCACGCCGGCATCCTGGAGCTGCCGCTGCAGCCAGTCGCGGCAGCAGCCCTCTGGCAGGCCGAACACAGAGCTGTCGGCGGAAGGGGTGCACCCCGCTGCGGCCGCGCCACAGGCCGGAGAGCCGGCGGGGCAGAGTGGCACCCGCACCACGAACTGGTTCCAGCTGTGGCCAGCGGGGCCCCCATCGGGTAACTGCAGCAGGGGCAGGCCGTCCAGCTGCTGTTGGTAGCGGGCGGCGATTCCCCGGCGCTGCTCCACCCAGCGGGGCAGGTGGGGCAGCTTCACCGCCAGCACGGCGGCCTGGATGGCATCGAGGCGGCTGTTGTAGCCCAGCTGGGTGTGCAGGTAACGGCGCGGCATGCCATGCACCGCCAGCTGGCGGATCGTCTGGGCCAGCTCGGGATCGCGGCAGGTCACAGCACCACCATCGCCGGCACCGCCGAGGTTCTTGGTGGGGAAGAAGCTGAAGCAGCCCAGATCCCCCCAGCTGCCCACCGGCCGGCCGGCCCAGCTGGCACCCGTGGCCTGGGCGCAGTCCTCCACCACCTTGAGGCCATGGCGGGCGGCGATGGCGCACACCCGCTCCATATCCACGGGGCGACCGAACAGATGCACCGGCAGCAATGCCCTGGTGGCCGGCGTGATCGCCGCCTCCAGTTGATCGAGATCGATCAGATAGCTGCGGGGGTCCACATCCACGAACACCGGTGTGGCACCCACACCGCTGATCGCCTCAGCGGTGGCAAAAAAGCTGAAGGCGGTGGTGATCACCTCATCCCCCGGGCCAATCCCCAGGCTGCGCAGGGCGAGCACCAGGGCATCGGTGCCGCTGTTGCAGCCCACGGCGTGGGGAACGCCGATCGCGGCCGCGAAGGCCTGCTCAAAGCCGGCGATCACGCCCCCGCCGATGTACTGGCCGCTGTGCAACACCTGCAACACGGCCTGATCAAGGTCTTCAGCGAGAGCCTTGAGCTGCTCGTTGAGACTGAAAGGGGGCACTTGCATGGCGGCCAGGTTAGGCATGCAAAAGGCTGCAGATCAGCGCGCCCATTCCGGTTCCTCACCCGGTCGCCACTTGATGTTGCAGCCGATGGCAGGGCGCTGCTCGCCGGGCACCGGCTGGCCGGCCAGCACGGCGGCGATGGCGGCGCGGATGTCAGCGCCATTGCAGGGCAGCGCGCTGCCGGGGCGGCTGGCATCGAACTGACCCCGGTACACCAGGCGGTGCTGCTGCGCGGCTTGATCCCAGGCATAGAGAAAGGGATCGGGGGTGCAGGCGGCGCTGAACGCCCTGGCCAGCTGCTGGTCGGCGTCGAACAGGTAGGGGAAGCCCCAGCCCTGGCCCCGGGCCTGGGCCCGCAGGCCCTCGGGGCCGTCCTGGGGGTGGGTGAGGACGCTGTTGCTGGAAATGGCCAGCAGCTGCAGGGCCGGAAAATCCCTCTCCAGACGGCCGATCTCAGCCTCCACGTGCTTCACGAACGGGCAGTGGGCGCAGATGAACAGCACCAGCAGCGGCCCCGCCGGCAGGGGCGGCAGGGGATCGCCGCTCACCGGAACAGCCGTGCGCTGCTGCAGGGCCTCCAACAGCGCCTGGCGGGGCAGGGGCGTGCCCAGCGGCACCATCTGGGAGGGGGTGAGGGCCATCGATCCAGGGCGGCTGGGCCGAGTGTGGCGCGCAGGTGCCCGGCACTGCACCGCGACCGCAACGGTTGCTGCAACATC encodes:
- a CDS encoding NUDIX hydrolase, which codes for MAPLPPPEPARHLETTASLDARKLRFEVNRMQLPMGVEGSFGVIRHPGASLAVPVLDDGRVVILRQYRFAVATRLLEFPAGTLDPGETPLGTMQRELQEEAGYSATRWDPLGAMLPCPGYSDEVIHLFLARELTRLEQPPAGDDDEDLEVLLMEPGQLDAALASGDEYLDGKSVTAWLRAKQLLGL
- a CDS encoding deoxyribodipyrimidine photo-lyase codes for the protein MTPPRWLFWHRRDLRLADNLGLAAAARTTPAVTGLFVLDPAILEARAPTAIPGELPAVAPARLWFLQESLRELAAAWREAGSRLLIVQGDPEALLPRVAAALGAEVVAWNRDVEPYGRERDRRVARALQREGRKVLAGWDQLLVEPEALSTGAGEPYRVYGPYWRSWRRRVEHLEALGSAASGGLEPLPAPGALIDCDPASLAGLPVVSLETGGATPSLLSHGFEGADLCPCRPGEAAAQAQLETFCAGASRGGSGRSAPLLHYDEGRNIPGEAGTSALSAALKFGTLSPRQAWAAAQQARQTVAALGGAGESLASIQVWEQELAWREFYQQALFHFPELAEGPYRPQWRAFPWENDAQRFAAWRDGLTGMPIIDAAMRQLNGSGWMHNRCRMIVASFLVKDLICDWRWGEAAFMARLVDGDLAANNGGWQWSASSGMDPKPLRIFNPATQAGKFDAEARYIRHWLPELKHVSTRDLLSGEIAPLERRGYPAPLVSHKLQQARFKALYATIRG
- a CDS encoding DegT/DnrJ/EryC1/StrS family aminotransferase; translation: MQVPPFSLNEQLKALAEDLDQAVLQVLHSGQYIGGGVIAGFEQAFAAAIGVPHAVGCNSGTDALVLALRSLGIGPGDEVITTAFSFFATAEAISGVGATPVFVDVDPRSYLIDLDQLEAAITPATRALLPVHLFGRPVDMERVCAIAARHGLKVVEDCAQATGASWAGRPVGSWGDLGCFSFFPTKNLGGAGDGGAVTCRDPELAQTIRQLAVHGMPRRYLHTQLGYNSRLDAIQAAVLAVKLPHLPRWVEQRRGIAARYQQQLDGLPLLQLPDGGPAGHSWNQFVVRVPLCPAGSPACGAAAAGCTPSADSSVFGLPEGCCRDWLQRQLQDAGVSTIIYYPIPIHRQPAYAELGYGPGSLPVTERLCAEVLSLPIFPELSAVQQQRVVEVLRAMVQATAAVAA
- a CDS encoding thioredoxin family protein; its protein translation is MALTPSQMVPLGTPLPRQALLEALQQRTAVPVSGDPLPPLPAGPLLVLFICAHCPFVKHVEAEIGRLERDFPALQLLAISSNSVLTHPQDGPEGLRAQARGQGWGFPYLFDADQQLARAFSAACTPDPFLYAWDQAAQQHRLVYRGQFDASRPGSALPCNGADIRAAIAAVLAGQPVPGEQRPAIGCNIKWRPGEEPEWAR